The following coding sequences lie in one Rutidosis leptorrhynchoides isolate AG116_Rl617_1_P2 chromosome 6, CSIRO_AGI_Rlap_v1, whole genome shotgun sequence genomic window:
- the LOC139853307 gene encoding U1 small nuclear ribonucleoprotein A-like, with protein sequence MAEMTVGGETPPNNTIYINNLNEKIKLDELKKSLQAVFSQFGKIFEILAFKTLKHKGQAWVVFENASSATSAIKQMQGFPFYDKPMRIQYAKTKSDVIAKADGTFVPRERRKRHDDKGKKRKGQHDATNQAAVGINPGYAGAYGATPALSQIPHMGGVKSGIPEAPAPPNNILFIQNLPHQTSSMMLQMLFGQHQGFKEVRMVEAKPGIAFIEYGDEMQATVAMHSLQGFKINPESPMLITYAKK encoded by the exons ATGGCGGAGATGACGGTCGGTGGCGAGACTCCTCCGAACAATACTATTTACATCAACAATCTTAACGAAAAAATTAAACTTGACG AGCTAAAGAAATCGCTGCAAGCAGTGTTTTCACAATTTGGGAAAATATTCGAGATACTTGCATTCAAAACCCTAAAACATAAGGGTCAAGCTTGGGTTGTTTTTGAGAATGCTTCATCTGCTACAAGTGCTATCAAACAGATGCAGGGTTTCCctttttatgacaaacctatg AGGATACAATATGCTAAAACGAAGTCAGATGTTATAGCGAAAGCAGACGGCACTTTTGTACCACGTGAAAGAAGAAAGAGGCATGATGACAAAG GTAAGAAAAGGAAAGGCCAACATGATGCTACTAATCAAGCGGCTGTAGGTATAAATCCTGGATATGCTGGTGCATATGGTGCTACTCCTGCG TTGTCGCAAATACCGCACATGGGTGGTGTTAAATCTGGGATCCCTGAGGCACCGGCCCCACCAAACAACATATTGTTCATCCAAAATCTTCCGCATCAAACTTCATCAATGATGCTGCAAATGTTGTTTGGGCAGCACCAAGGCTTCAAGGAAGTAAGAATGGTGGAAGCAAAACCAGGCATTGCTTTTATAGAGTATGGCGATGAGATGCAGGCAACAGTGGCAATGCATAGCCTCCAAGGATTTAAGATTAATCCTGAAAGCCCTATGTTAATCACATATGCTAAGAAGTAG
- the LOC139855750 gene encoding mediator of RNA polymerase II transcription subunit 28 has protein sequence MAERGDQPDTQMHSPPIPAKDDMIGYVNAMEAALLPCLPARELQAIDRSPHPSHQIDVERHARDFMDAAKKLQLYFIGLQREDQPTKEEILHKDIAMMEEELKTKTDLIKKQERLIQGWRKELKEQLEKHNFELEKV, from the exons ATGGCTGAACGGGGTGATCAACCTGATACACAAATGCATTCTCCTCCGATACCTGCAAAAGATGATATGATTGGATATGTGAATGCGATGGAAGCTGCGTTACTTCCTTGTCTTCCTGCAAGAGAGCTTCAAGCAATTGATCGATCTCCGCACCCTTCACATCAAA TTGATGTGGAGAGGCATGCTAGAGATTTTATGGATGCTGCCAAAAAACTCCAACTCTACTTTATTGGGTTACAACGTGAGGATCAGCCAACCAAAGAAGAAATCTTGCACAAG GATATTGCAATGATGGAGGAAGAACTGAAGACGAAGACAGATCTTATCAAGAAACAGGAAAGATTGATTCAGGGATGGAGAAAGGAATTGAAAGAACAATTAGAGAAACATAATTTTGAGTTGGAGAAAGTTTAG